A genome region from Magnolia sinica isolate HGM2019 chromosome 8, MsV1, whole genome shotgun sequence includes the following:
- the LOC131254259 gene encoding uncharacterized protein LOC131254259, whose product MTQERVPLAVFLLHSEAQHWWAFVSRVARTDFVWTWKDFMDWFNQKFFPEHVQQQRALEFETLVQGDMTVSQYEARFVTLSRFATYLVDDERRKARRFVNGLYPALRSRVVRHLLMTFDQVVQRALVYEDDWATLQRTRDQGGDRKRKAPSGSSRQQQHRQHMACLGF is encoded by the coding sequence ATGACTCAGGAGCGAGTCCCGTTGGCAGTATTCCTTCTTCAcagtgaggctcagcattggtgggcattcGTTTCTCGAGTGGCTAGGACAGATTTTGTGTGGACTTGGAAGGACTTCATGGACTGGTTCAACCAGAAATTTTTCCCCGAGCATGTTCAACAGCAGCGTGCATTGGAGTTCGAGACACTtgtccagggggacatgaccgtgtcccagtatgaggcacgtttcgtcaCATTGTCCAGATTTGCTACTTATCTTGTGGATGATGagaggcggaaggcccgccgtttcgtgAACGGCTTGTATCCCGCTCTTAGGAGTCGTGTGGTCAGACACCTGCTTATGACATTCGATCAGGTTGTTCAGAGAGCTTTGGTCTACGAGGATGATTGGGCCACCTTGCAGAGGACTCGTGACCAgggaggagaccggaagaggaaggcgccctccggtagctcccgtcAGCAGCAGCACCGTCAGCATATGGCTTGCCTAGGATTTTGA